Within Serratia odorifera, the genomic segment GGCTTTCCGCTGGCGCATTATCGCCACGCGGTGAACGATCGCATTCAACCACTGCATTTTGTCGACGGCGGCAAAGCCATCGATATTCAGCATCGTTATCAAATCAGCGTCAACGAAGGCAACGCGTTGATCGCAGCGGCGCTGGCCGATCTGGGCATCGTACAAACGCTGCGTTTTATGGCCCAGCCGCAGCTGGACAGCGGCGAACTGGTCAGCATTCTGGCCGACTGGCAGCCACCGGCCGATCACCTGTATGTGGTCTATCCGTCCAACCGCCATTTAAGCGCCAAACTGCGAGTGTTTATCGAGTGGGCAGTGGAGCGGTTCAGTTAACGGCCAACCGTTGTCAGCAGAAACTTTGTGGTATTATTGCGCCAATATCGTTTCCTATCGGCAGGCATACCATGGCATATATCCCAAAAAACTACGCGAAACTGGAAGTCGGCTATCGCGAAAAGGCACTGAAACTGTTCCCGTGGGTCTGTGGCCGCTGCTCACGCGAATTTGTTTATTCCAACCTGCGCGAATTAACGGTGCATCACATCGATCACGATCACAGCAACAACCCGGAGGATGGCAGCAATTGGGAAATGCTGTGCCTGTACTGCCACGATCATGAGCATTCAAAATACACCGAAGCAGACCAGTACGGTTCGACGGTGGTGGCCGGCGAGGATGCGCAGCAGGACGTCGGCATCGCCACGCACAATCCGTTCGCCAACCTGAAAGCATTGATGAAAAAGTAACGCAACGGGCGCTGCGCCAGCGGCGCCCGACCGGCCGGCTGCGCCACACTCGCCATAAGCTGCCAGGCCAATAACGCAATTACTTATTAAGCTAATAACCTAACAACCAACCAGACCCGTAAGCTGCCAACCTCTCCCATGCTTATTCCCAGAGAATTCCTACTTACCTGCCTGGCCGCTTGCCAGCAAAATAATGCGTTAAGTTAGCAGGATAGCCGCTTGGCAAGCTCGGCGGCTTCGGGCATATTGTATCCTGTTAACCTGTTTGATTATCAACCTAATAAGCAACTAACTTAATAAGTTAACAGCTTAATAACTTGAGAGATGGCAGCATGATTGTTTTGATTGGCTCGCAGAAAGGCGGCGTAGGGAAATCAACCAAGGCGGTAAATATCGCCGGGTATCTGATCCTCAAGGAAGGCAAAACAGCGATAATCGTTGACGCCGACGACCAAAAATCGATCATGACCTGGTACAACGATCGGCAAAACGGCGATGGGCTGCCACATATTCCGGTGGTGGCGGCGTCCGGCAAAATCAAGGAGACCTTGCTGGAGCTGAACCGCCATTACGATTACGTTATCGTCGATACCGCCGGCCGCGACAGCGCCGAACTGCGCTCCGGCCTACTGGCCGCCGACCTCTTCCTGTCGCCGCTGCGTCCGTCGCAGATGGATCTCGACACCGTCGGCTATCTGTCAGAGATGTTCTCCACCGCGCAGGAATACAATGAAAAAGTGAAGGGCTACATTGTGCTGAACATGTGTCCGACCAATATCTTCATTAACGAAGCCAATGAAGCGGCTGCGGTGTTAAGCGAATACCCGCAATTCACGCTGGTGAGCAACCGCTTGTGCGATCGCAAGATTTATCGTGACGCCTGGGGCGAAGCAAAGACCATTCATGAAGCGCATAACCCCAAAGCGCAGCACGAAATCGAAAGCCTGGTAAAAGAGGTGATCTTATGAAAAAGCGGACGCCGACCCACCGCATGTCGGAAGACGAGTTTATCAACAGCGCCACATCGCATACGCTGATCCCTACCGCCACC encodes:
- the yajD gene encoding HNH nuclease YajD — protein: MAYIPKNYAKLEVGYREKALKLFPWVCGRCSREFVYSNLRELTVHHIDHDHSNNPEDGSNWEMLCLYCHDHEHSKYTEADQYGSTVVAGEDAQQDVGIATHNPFANLKALMKK
- a CDS encoding AAA family ATPase codes for the protein MIVLIGSQKGGVGKSTKAVNIAGYLILKEGKTAIIVDADDQKSIMTWYNDRQNGDGLPHIPVVAASGKIKETLLELNRHYDYVIVDTAGRDSAELRSGLLAADLFLSPLRPSQMDLDTVGYLSEMFSTAQEYNEKVKGYIVLNMCPTNIFINEANEAAAVLSEYPQFTLVSNRLCDRKIYRDAWGEAKTIHEAHNPKAQHEIESLVKEVIL